The proteins below are encoded in one region of Nitrospirota bacterium:
- a CDS encoding 50S ribosomal protein L18 gives MSYSKIEARERRHDRVRKKVVGSPNKPRLNVFRSLNHIYAQLIDDYSGSTLVAASSIDKELKGKVKTGGNVEAAKIVGSLVAKRAADKGIKKVVFDRGGYRYHGRVKALADGAREGGLEF, from the coding sequence TTGTCATACAGTAAAATTGAGGCAAGAGAGAGACGTCACGACAGGGTAAGGAAAAAGGTGGTAGGTTCGCCGAACAAACCGAGACTGAATGTATTCAGGAGCCTTAATCATATATATGCGCAGCTGATAGATGATTATTCCGGCAGTACCCTTGTTGCCGCGTCCAGCATTGACAAGGAATTAAAAGGCAAAGTAAAAACAGGCGGTAATGTTGAAGCCGCTAAAATAGTCGGAAGCCTGGTCGCGAAACGGGCGGCTGATAAAGGAATTAAAAAGGTCGTATTTGACAGGGGTGGTTACCGCTATCATGGAAGGGTCAAGGCCCTTGCTGACGGAGCGAGAGAGGGAGGCCTGGAATTCTAA
- the rplF gene encoding 50S ribosomal protein L6, with translation MSRVGRNPIQLPKGVNVKVDGSLVSVKGPKGELKWNFPEGLKVSVQDATLLVERSSETKQFKSLHGTARNIIANMVAGSSAGYQRILDITGVGYRAQVQGKKVVFTLGYSHPVEFNLPDGISAEVDKKQTQLTLQGIDKQLLGQVAANIRALRLPDIYKGKGVRYSNETIKLKVGKAGKK, from the coding sequence AGTAGGTAGAAACCCGATACAATTACCTAAAGGCGTAAATGTTAAAGTTGACGGCAGCCTTGTCTCGGTCAAAGGACCCAAAGGTGAGCTTAAATGGAACTTTCCGGAGGGACTGAAGGTTTCCGTGCAGGATGCAACTCTCCTGGTTGAGAGGTCTTCCGAGACAAAACAGTTTAAATCATTGCACGGCACCGCGAGAAATATTATTGCGAACATGGTTGCAGGCAGCAGCGCCGGATATCAAAGGATACTTGATATAACCGGGGTCGGTTACAGGGCCCAGGTACAGGGCAAGAAAGTCGTTTTTACGCTCGGGTATTCTCATCCGGTGGAATTCAATTTACCTGACGGGATAAGCGCCGAGGTCGATAAAAAGCAGACGCAGTTGACCCTTCAGGGCATAGATAAACAATTATTAGGCCAGGTTGCCGCAAACATTCGCGCTTTGAGATTGCCGGATATTTATAAAGGCAAAGGCGTTAGATATTCAAACGAAACAATCAAACTTAAAGTCGGCAAGGCAGGCAAGAAATAA
- the rpmD gene encoding 50S ribosomal protein L30: MKTLKVTLKRSLIGNPEKQRKIVHSLGLKKINQSVVHKDTPSIRGMIHKTSHLLEVREVVEE; the protein is encoded by the coding sequence ATGAAAACGCTTAAGGTCACATTAAAGAGAAGCTTAATCGGGAACCCGGAAAAACAGAGAAAGATCGTGCATTCTCTTGGATTAAAGAAAATTAACCAGAGCGTTGTCCATAAGGACACGCCTTCTATAAGAGGAATGATTCACAAGACTTCTCATTTACTTGAAGTCAGAGAGGTCGTGGAGGAATAG
- the rpsE gene encoding 30S ribosomal protein S5 — MGRIDPESLGQLKDKVIYINRVAKVVKGGRRFSFSALVVVGDENGHIGFGKGKAAEVPEAIRKAVEHAKRALVKVPVVDGTIPHQINGQYGAGKVVILPGKPGTGLIAGGAVRAIMEVVGIRNIVAKSIGSRNPFNTVRATLNGLLKLKDSESVSRRIGKTEEEQQGQTNENA, encoded by the coding sequence GTGGGTAGAATAGACCCTGAAAGTCTTGGTCAATTAAAAGACAAGGTTATATATATAAATAGAGTTGCGAAGGTCGTCAAGGGCGGAAGGCGTTTTTCTTTCAGCGCCCTTGTGGTTGTCGGCGATGAGAACGGCCATATAGGTTTCGGCAAAGGTAAAGCAGCGGAAGTCCCGGAGGCCATACGAAAGGCCGTTGAACACGCAAAGCGGGCGCTCGTTAAGGTCCCGGTGGTTGATGGAACAATTCCGCATCAGATCAACGGGCAATACGGCGCAGGCAAGGTAGTTATTTTACCGGGCAAACCTGGAACAGGACTTATAGCCGGCGGAGCGGTGAGGGCCATAATGGAAGTGGTTGGAATCCGCAACATAGTCGCAAAATCGATAGGCAGCAGGAACCCCTTTAATACGGTCCGCGCCACGCTCAACGGCCTTTTAAAGTTAAAGGACTCCGAGAGCGTATCAAGAAGGATCGGCAAGACCGAAGAGGAGCAACAGGGGCAGACAAATGAAAACGCTTAA